The proteins below come from a single Salinilacihabitans rarus genomic window:
- a CDS encoding acyl-CoA carboxylase subunit beta — protein sequence MKVRIASGASDDEASAIAAALAEHVGAEVEVYVGDGDEPVAIRAHEGESGASAPAGAGAGAGSEADGDRGPTDRERRLWEEIEEILEGGPEKYKEQLPEEGKLFVRDRLDLWFDGEDGALRFEDGKFAEFDADDRLPADGLITGAATFEGRDLHFMANDYTVKRGSMAAKGVEKFLRMQQRALKSGKPVLYLMDSSGGRIDQQTGFFANREGIGKYYYNHSMLSGRVPQICVLYGPCIAGAAYTPVFADFTIMVEGMSAMAIASPRMVEMVTGEEISMQDLGGAHVHASESGSADLVAEDEEHARELVADLIGFLPDSADEKPPRAEPTPPAKSPEGIDAVIPQHPNRGYDMVDVIRRVVDEGSYFELKPDYGEEIVTAYARIDGRPVGIVANQPAHRAGAIFPDAAEKAAEFIWKSDAFNVPLLYLCDTPGFMAGSQVEQDAILEKGKKFIYATSSATVPKQTVIVRKAYGAGIYAMGGPAYDPESVIGLPSGEIGIMGPEAAINAVYARKLSEIDDEDERAAMEQQLREEYREDIDVHRMASEVVIDEIVPPSTLREELTNRFAFYEDVEKDLPRKKHGTVL from the coding sequence ATGAAGGTTCGTATCGCGTCGGGCGCCTCCGACGACGAGGCGTCGGCGATCGCGGCGGCGCTGGCCGAACACGTCGGCGCCGAGGTCGAGGTGTACGTCGGCGACGGCGACGAACCGGTCGCCATCCGCGCCCACGAGGGCGAGTCGGGCGCGAGCGCCCCGGCCGGCGCGGGTGCCGGCGCCGGGAGCGAGGCCGACGGGGACCGCGGGCCGACCGACCGCGAGCGGCGCCTGTGGGAGGAGATCGAGGAGATCCTCGAGGGCGGCCCCGAGAAGTACAAAGAGCAACTCCCCGAGGAGGGCAAACTGTTCGTCCGGGACCGACTGGACCTCTGGTTCGACGGCGAGGACGGCGCGCTCCGGTTCGAGGACGGCAAGTTCGCCGAGTTCGACGCCGACGACCGCCTCCCCGCCGACGGCCTCATCACGGGCGCCGCCACCTTCGAGGGGCGGGACCTGCACTTCATGGCCAACGACTACACCGTCAAGCGGGGGAGCATGGCCGCGAAGGGCGTCGAGAAGTTCCTCCGGATGCAACAGCGGGCGCTGAAGTCGGGAAAGCCCGTCCTCTACCTGATGGACTCCTCCGGCGGGCGGATCGACCAGCAGACGGGCTTTTTCGCCAACCGCGAGGGGATCGGCAAGTACTACTACAACCACTCGATGCTCTCCGGCCGGGTCCCCCAGATCTGCGTCCTCTACGGGCCCTGTATCGCAGGCGCGGCTTACACGCCCGTATTCGCCGATTTCACCATCATGGTCGAGGGGATGTCCGCGATGGCCATCGCCTCCCCGCGGATGGTCGAGATGGTCACCGGCGAGGAGATTAGCATGCAGGACCTCGGCGGCGCACACGTCCACGCCAGCGAGTCCGGATCGGCCGACCTCGTCGCCGAGGACGAAGAGCACGCCCGCGAACTCGTCGCGGACCTGATCGGCTTCCTGCCGGACAGCGCCGACGAGAAACCGCCCCGCGCCGAGCCGACCCCGCCCGCGAAGTCGCCCGAGGGCATCGACGCGGTGATCCCACAGCACCCGAACCGCGGCTACGACATGGTCGACGTGATCCGCCGGGTCGTCGACGAGGGTTCGTACTTCGAACTCAAACCCGACTACGGCGAGGAGATCGTCACGGCCTACGCGCGCATCGACGGCCGACCGGTGGGCATCGTCGCCAACCAGCCGGCCCACCGCGCGGGCGCGATCTTCCCCGACGCCGCCGAGAAGGCCGCCGAGTTCATCTGGAAGTCCGACGCGTTCAACGTCCCGCTGCTGTACCTCTGTGACACCCCCGGCTTCATGGCCGGTTCGCAGGTCGAGCAGGACGCCATTCTGGAGAAGGGCAAGAAGTTCATCTACGCGACGTCGTCGGCGACGGTGCCCAAACAGACGGTGATCGTCCGGAAGGCCTACGGCGCGGGCATCTACGCGATGGGCGGGCCCGCCTACGACCCCGAGAGCGTGATCGGGCTCCCCTCCGGCGAGATCGGTATCATGGGCCCCGAGGCGGCGATCAACGCCGTCTACGCCCGCAAGCTCTCGGAGATCGACGACGAGGACGAACGCGCGGCGATGGAACAGCAGTTACGCGAGGAGTACCGCGAGGACATCGACGTCCACCGGATGGCCAGCGAGGTCGTCATCGACGAGATCGTCCCGCCGAGTACCCTCCGCGAGGAACTGACGAACCGGTTTGCCTTCTACGAGGACGTCGAGAAGGACCTCCCGCGGAAGAAACACGGGACGGTCCTCTGA